The following coding sequences lie in one Alloacidobacterium dinghuense genomic window:
- a CDS encoding ABC transporter ATP-binding protein has translation MAAVVELDHISKSYENKIAVKDLSLQIDAGTMFGLLGPNGAGKTSSIRMMVGITMPDSGTVSLLGKPFTRESLRQIGYLPEERGLYKKMKVMDQLIFLGELRGLDPATAKRRAHDWCERLQILDAADKKTEELSKGMQQKIQFIATLLHDPTLIIMDEPFTGLDPVNAILLQDTLVDLKKAGRAILFSTHRMDQVEKLCDAICLIDRGHAVLSGGMREVKSRYERNRVLIDFEGDSSFLQHPAIAEYKDYADHVEITLKPHADAQSLLREAAQKATIYKFELMEPSLEEIFIRTVGEKIDA, from the coding sequence ATGGCCGCAGTCGTAGAACTGGACCACATCTCAAAGTCATACGAAAACAAAATCGCCGTAAAAGACTTAAGCCTACAGATCGACGCCGGAACCATGTTCGGCCTCCTCGGCCCCAACGGAGCAGGCAAGACCTCCAGCATCCGCATGATGGTCGGCATCACCATGCCCGACTCTGGCACGGTCAGTCTCCTCGGAAAGCCCTTCACCCGTGAAAGCCTGAGGCAGATCGGCTACCTGCCTGAAGAGCGCGGCCTCTACAAAAAGATGAAAGTCATGGACCAGCTCATCTTTTTAGGTGAGCTAAGGGGCCTGGACCCAGCGACGGCAAAACGGCGGGCCCACGACTGGTGCGAGCGCCTCCAGATCCTCGACGCAGCCGACAAGAAAACCGAAGAGCTATCCAAAGGCATGCAGCAGAAGATTCAGTTCATCGCCACACTTCTGCACGACCCTACGCTGATCATCATGGACGAGCCCTTCACCGGCCTCGACCCCGTCAACGCCATCCTCTTGCAGGACACGCTCGTCGACCTCAAGAAAGCCGGTAGGGCCATCCTCTTCTCCACCCACCGCATGGACCAGGTCGAGAAGCTCTGCGACGCCATCTGCCTCATCGATCGCGGCCACGCCGTGCTCTCCGGGGGCATGCGCGAAGTCAAGTCGCGCTATGAGCGCAACCGCGTCCTCATCGACTTCGAAGGCGACAGCAGTTTCCTCCAGCATCCCGCCATCGCCGAATATAAGGACTACGCCGACCACGTTGAAATCACACTCAAGCCGCACGCCGACGCGCAAAGCCTCCTCCGCGAAGCCGCGCAGAAAGCGACCATCTACAAATTCGAGCTGATGGAACCATCACTCGAAGAAATCTTCATCCGAACCGTGGGAGAAAAAATCGATGCGTGA
- a CDS encoding ABC transporter permease, whose product MRDTWLIAKREYLEQVRGKAFRITTILIPVIFAAVIAISFVADKYSGSGKHFTVAANNATLAEDVREQLLTDKDADLHVDILAPAADTDRQKLVDQVSQKQIDGFLWLVQDANGQTAAVYAGRSSGDFSTASRLSESVDHAILEQQLTGHGVASTDATMLTKGVKIKTRQVRDGKEVDSSTFGTFIAAYVMAFLLTFTVMMYGMNVGRSVIQEKTSRIFEVMLSTVEPRDMLAGKLIGIGAVGLTQLAIWAAAAGIFLSTALAATLMTGEFQIHISLPEVILFGVYFLLGYALYSTLFAGLAATCESEQELQQYAPLAAVPVWLSFSMITFIMSNPNSFWSVVVSLFPPCAPIAMFLRIASQFPPLWQIAVSLILLLLSVVFVVWFSSRIYRIGILMYGKRATLPEIFRWLRYS is encoded by the coding sequence ATGCGTGATACCTGGCTCATCGCAAAGCGTGAATACCTCGAACAGGTACGCGGCAAGGCCTTCAGGATCACGACCATCCTCATCCCCGTCATCTTCGCCGCCGTCATCGCCATCTCGTTTGTTGCTGACAAGTACTCGGGGTCCGGCAAGCACTTCACCGTCGCGGCCAACAACGCCACCTTAGCTGAAGACGTGCGCGAGCAGCTCCTCACCGACAAAGACGCCGATCTGCACGTCGATATCCTCGCTCCCGCAGCCGACACCGACCGCCAGAAGCTCGTCGACCAGGTCAGCCAGAAGCAGATCGATGGCTTCCTCTGGCTCGTCCAGGACGCGAACGGGCAGACAGCCGCCGTCTATGCCGGACGCTCCTCCGGAGACTTCTCGACCGCCTCGCGTCTCTCCGAGTCCGTGGACCACGCCATCCTCGAACAGCAGCTCACCGGCCACGGCGTCGCATCAACCGACGCCACCATGCTCACCAAGGGCGTCAAAATCAAAACCCGTCAGGTGCGCGACGGCAAAGAAGTCGACTCGAGCACCTTCGGCACCTTCATCGCCGCCTACGTCATGGCCTTCCTGCTTACCTTCACCGTCATGATGTACGGCATGAACGTAGGCCGCTCCGTCATTCAGGAAAAGACCTCGCGCATCTTTGAGGTCATGCTCTCCACCGTCGAGCCCCGCGACATGCTCGCGGGAAAACTCATCGGCATCGGAGCCGTCGGGCTCACGCAGCTCGCCATCTGGGCCGCAGCCGCCGGAATCTTCCTGAGCACCGCCCTCGCTGCCACTCTGATGACCGGCGAATTTCAGATCCACATCTCCCTCCCCGAAGTCATTCTCTTCGGCGTCTACTTCCTGCTCGGATACGCCCTCTACAGCACGCTCTTCGCCGGCCTCGCCGCCACCTGCGAAAGCGAGCAGGAACTCCAGCAGTACGCGCCGCTCGCCGCCGTCCCCGTCTGGCTCAGCTTCAGCATGATCACCTTCATCATGAGCAATCCCAACTCCTTCTGGTCGGTGGTCGTGTCTCTCTTCCCGCCCTGTGCGCCCATTGCGATGTTCCTGCGCATCGCCTCGCAGTTCCCGCCGCTCTGGCAAATCGCTGTCTCACTCATCCTGCTGCTGCTCTCAGTCGTCTTCGTCGTCTGGTTCTCATCGCGCATCTATCGCATCGGAATCCTGATGTACGGCAAACGAGCCACCCTGCCAGAAATCTTCCGCTGGCTGCGGTATTCCTAA
- a CDS encoding alkaline phosphatase family protein → MANGTAPGLDALQHIVVLMMENRSFDHMLGSLGADNPRIDGIQNAISNPDTAGAQIKPQPLADFQGQLDPDPDHHFPAVDLQIFGGDTSENRTANMQGFIKSYFNQRRDVAHSQKITYYFPKEKLPVLTTLAQEFAVFNRWFASIPGPTVCNRAFAHYGTSFGRVDMNLLYVNEPFKSTYSRLINASPKHTSKLYYFDVASSTIEIVNLLQNQPELFGTFDQFMDDCSKGQLPDYSFIEPNYSDHDTDTGEAVASDQHPDHNVQQGELFIAQVYMAIKRSPLWASTAMLIAYDEHGGIFDHVVPPACPPDQFTASANDTGTGKEFKFDRLGVRVPAILISPWIPKGTVVDRTFDHASIPGTVTKFFLGDYEPRSVREKNADVFLEPKTQPVDPQRNLLSLATMRNDCPEFDV, encoded by the coding sequence ATGGCAAATGGAACAGCACCCGGACTCGATGCTCTCCAACACATCGTCGTCTTGATGATGGAGAACCGCTCGTTTGACCACATGCTGGGCTCGCTCGGCGCCGACAATCCGCGCATCGACGGCATTCAAAATGCGATCAGCAATCCAGATACGGCAGGCGCGCAAATCAAGCCGCAGCCACTGGCGGATTTTCAGGGCCAGCTCGACCCCGACCCCGATCATCATTTTCCTGCCGTCGATCTGCAAATCTTTGGCGGAGACACGAGCGAGAACCGCACAGCGAACATGCAAGGATTCATCAAGAGCTATTTCAACCAGAGAAGAGACGTCGCGCACTCGCAGAAGATCACGTACTACTTCCCGAAAGAAAAGCTGCCCGTGCTGACGACTCTCGCGCAGGAGTTCGCCGTTTTCAATCGCTGGTTTGCATCGATCCCGGGACCGACGGTTTGCAATCGCGCGTTTGCGCATTACGGCACGTCCTTCGGGCGGGTCGACATGAATCTTTTGTATGTGAATGAACCATTCAAGAGTACCTACAGCCGCCTGATCAATGCGTCTCCGAAGCATACATCGAAGCTCTACTATTTCGACGTCGCCAGTTCCACGATTGAAATTGTCAACCTGCTCCAGAACCAGCCGGAACTCTTCGGCACTTTTGATCAGTTCATGGACGACTGCAGCAAAGGACAGCTCCCCGACTACTCCTTCATCGAGCCGAATTACAGCGACCACGACACCGATACGGGAGAGGCGGTAGCGAGCGACCAGCACCCCGACCACAACGTGCAGCAAGGGGAACTGTTCATCGCGCAGGTGTATATGGCCATCAAAAGGAGCCCGCTGTGGGCCAGCACAGCGATGCTCATCGCCTACGATGAGCACGGCGGTATTTTCGACCACGTGGTGCCTCCAGCGTGTCCTCCCGATCAATTCACAGCTTCGGCAAACGATACGGGAACAGGAAAAGAATTCAAATTCGACCGGCTCGGAGTGCGAGTACCAGCCATACTCATCTCGCCATGGATTCCGAAGGGAACAGTCGTCGATCGCACCTTCGATCACGCTTCAATTCCAGGGACCGTAACGAAGTTTTTTCTGGGAGACTACGAGCCACGCTCTGTCCGCGAAAAGAATGCTGACGTGTTTCTTGAACCGAAGACGCAGCCCGTCGATCCGCAAAGAAATCTGCTTTCGCTCGCGACCATGCGAAACGATTGTCCCGAGTTTGATGTCTAG
- the acpS gene encoding holo-ACP synthase, protein MLVGTGIDAVEIERIAQSITRFGDRFLEKIFTQGEIDFCRRKKNFAESFAARFAAKEAGAKALGTGIQHGITWKELEVLRQPGHRPTLHLSGRALEFANRLGVTHVSLSLTHTATLAIASVHLENDAVR, encoded by the coding sequence ATGCTTGTTGGCACCGGAATCGACGCTGTGGAAATCGAGCGAATTGCACAGTCCATTACCCGCTTTGGCGACCGTTTTCTGGAAAAGATTTTTACCCAGGGAGAAATTGACTTTTGCCGCCGCAAAAAGAACTTTGCCGAGAGCTTTGCCGCGCGTTTTGCGGCGAAGGAGGCAGGAGCGAAGGCCCTTGGAACCGGCATTCAGCACGGAATTACGTGGAAAGAGCTGGAGGTACTGCGGCAACCGGGGCATCGTCCTACATTGCATTTGAGCGGGCGGGCGCTGGAGTTCGCGAATCGTCTCGGAGTGACGCATGTGTCACTTTCGCTCACCCATACGGCGACGCTGGCCATAGCTTCGGTCCATCTTGAAAACGACGCGGTAAGATAG
- the recG gene encoding ATP-dependent DNA helicase RecG, with product MLGLETDVQFVKGIGPRIGESLKAKGVSTVEDLLYHLPFRYEDRLHPQPLSELKPGEMASVIGEVRGTVLLRTRAMPIFEMTVGQGISSLKCMWFHGTYLKDRFKPGQMLALYGKVEPSRSGRGFKMIQPQVEILTADEDESELLEVGRIVPVYESLGGNKLTTRWIRRIVYNLLGELEGHVAETLPRTLVERLNLPNREEALRSVHFPPAGTPMTQLQASGTVAHRRLIFEELFYLELGLELKRRRFKERVGIAFETTEKVREAIREILPFHPTSAQKSALGEIVADMRRPSPMRRLLQGDVGSGKTIVALQAMLVAIESGYQAALMAPTEILAVQHYLAAKKLLEKSSRRYRIVLLTGSLDDDVKRLARSRIYQGEADVVIGTHALIEEKVEFAKLGLIVVDEQHRFGVLQRFRLMKKPSDGEPDVLVMTATPIPRTLALSLYGDLDLSVLDELPPGRTPIVTRQVSDERADEVWKFVREQVGRGHQAYVVYPVIEGARDDQPELDFAPPEAEEEPKKSAKKAKTPALFEKPTLKAATEMYESLKAGALAGLRLGLLHGRLDSDEKEIVMRRFQRGEIDVLISTTVIEVGVDVPNATLMVIEHAERFGLAQMHQLRGRVGRGAAKSYCVLMTGGKVSPQAEERLAAMVSTQNGFELAELDLQLRGPGEFFGTRQAGLPDFRVANLVRDRELLELAKAEAARFVESPEGTDEEKKLVRTRLREAWQRRYGLVEAG from the coding sequence GTGCTGGGGCTGGAAACTGACGTTCAATTTGTAAAAGGCATTGGGCCTCGCATTGGCGAGTCGCTGAAGGCGAAGGGTGTTTCGACGGTTGAGGATTTGCTGTATCACCTCCCGTTTCGGTATGAGGACCGGCTGCATCCGCAGCCTTTGAGTGAGCTGAAGCCGGGAGAGATGGCGAGCGTGATTGGCGAGGTGCGCGGTACGGTGCTGCTGCGGACGCGTGCGATGCCGATCTTCGAGATGACGGTTGGGCAGGGCATCTCTTCGCTCAAGTGCATGTGGTTTCACGGCACGTATCTCAAAGACAGGTTCAAGCCGGGGCAGATGCTGGCGCTCTACGGCAAGGTCGAGCCTTCGCGCTCGGGGCGCGGCTTCAAGATGATTCAGCCTCAGGTGGAGATTTTGACTGCGGACGAGGATGAATCGGAGCTGCTGGAGGTTGGGCGGATTGTTCCTGTATATGAATCGCTGGGCGGAAACAAGCTGACTACGCGGTGGATTCGGCGGATTGTCTACAACCTGCTCGGAGAGCTAGAGGGGCATGTTGCGGAGACGCTGCCGCGTACTCTGGTCGAGCGATTGAATTTGCCGAATCGCGAAGAGGCGCTGCGAAGTGTGCACTTCCCCCCTGCGGGAACGCCGATGACGCAGTTGCAAGCTTCGGGGACTGTCGCGCATAGGCGTCTGATTTTTGAAGAGCTGTTTTACCTTGAATTGGGATTGGAGTTGAAGCGGCGGCGCTTTAAGGAGCGCGTCGGGATTGCCTTTGAGACGACCGAGAAAGTACGCGAGGCGATCCGCGAGATTCTGCCGTTCCATCCGACGTCGGCGCAGAAGAGCGCGCTGGGCGAGATTGTTGCTGATATGCGGCGGCCTTCGCCGATGCGGCGGCTGCTGCAGGGTGATGTCGGCTCGGGTAAGACGATTGTGGCTCTGCAGGCAATGCTGGTAGCCATTGAAAGCGGCTACCAGGCCGCGCTGATGGCTCCTACGGAGATTCTGGCCGTCCAGCATTACCTGGCGGCAAAGAAGCTGCTGGAGAAGTCTTCGAGGCGGTATCGGATTGTGCTGCTGACCGGATCGCTCGATGACGATGTGAAGCGGCTGGCGCGGAGCAGGATTTATCAGGGTGAGGCTGATGTTGTCATCGGCACACATGCGCTGATCGAGGAGAAGGTCGAGTTTGCGAAGCTGGGGCTGATTGTTGTCGATGAGCAACACCGGTTTGGTGTGCTGCAGCGTTTTCGGCTGATGAAGAAGCCTAGTGATGGAGAGCCCGATGTTCTGGTAATGACGGCGACGCCAATTCCGCGCACGCTGGCGCTGTCGTTGTATGGCGATCTGGATTTGAGCGTGCTCGATGAGCTTCCGCCGGGACGCACGCCGATTGTGACGCGGCAGGTTTCGGATGAGCGCGCGGATGAGGTTTGGAAGTTTGTGCGCGAGCAGGTGGGACGTGGGCATCAGGCTTATGTGGTGTATCCGGTGATCGAGGGTGCCCGGGACGATCAGCCGGAGCTGGATTTTGCTCCTCCTGAGGCTGAAGAGGAGCCTAAGAAATCAGCGAAGAAAGCGAAAACGCCAGCTTTATTTGAGAAGCCAACGCTCAAAGCCGCGACTGAGATGTACGAATCGCTGAAGGCGGGTGCGTTGGCTGGGTTGCGGCTGGGCTTGCTGCATGGACGACTGGATTCGGACGAGAAAGAAATTGTGATGCGGCGCTTTCAGCGCGGCGAGATCGATGTGTTGATTTCTACCACGGTGATCGAAGTGGGCGTGGATGTGCCGAATGCGACCCTCATGGTAATCGAGCATGCGGAGCGGTTTGGGTTGGCGCAGATGCATCAGCTGCGCGGGCGCGTCGGGCGCGGGGCGGCGAAGTCGTATTGCGTATTGATGACGGGTGGCAAGGTGTCTCCGCAGGCCGAGGAGCGGCTGGCGGCAATGGTGAGCACGCAGAATGGGTTTGAGCTGGCCGAGCTGGATTTGCAATTACGCGGGCCGGGGGAGTTTTTTGGGACGCGGCAGGCTGGGCTGCCGGATTTTCGCGTGGCGAATCTGGTGCGTGATCGGGAGTTGCTGGAGTTGGCCAAGGCCGAGGCGGCTCGTTTTGTAGAGAGTCCTGAAGGGACGGATGAGGAGAAGAAGCTGGTTCGTACTCGATTGCGCGAGGCGTGGCAGCGGAGGTATGGGCTGGTCGAGGCTGGGTAA